The Blautia luti nucleotide sequence GCCGAAGAACATTATCCTGAAAAAGGGAAAGACAACAACGTTAAAACCGGTTCTTACACCATTTACAGCAGGAGAAAAGATTACTTATGTAAGCTCTGATAAAAAGAGAGTATCTGTAAGCAGCAAAGGTGTGGTAAAAGGATTGAGAGCAGGAAAAGCTAAAATTACGGTGAAATCAGGCAAACAGAAAATTACTATAACAGTAACGGTAAAATAGGACGTTTCGCATTGACTTTCACACAATAGTTTAGTAATATGTAATTATATTGATGGAATCTGCAGGCTGTTTTTTGTCAATATGTCTAAATATGAAAAAGAAAGAAGGATGGAATATGAAGAAAACGTTTAAAAAGTTAACCTGCATCATTCTGACTGCGATTATGGTATGCACCACGATGGCATTTACTGTAAGTGCTGCGTCAGGACCGAGTTATTCAAAGAGGCAGACTGTGTATATGACCAGCAAAAACAGTAACAGTAGTTATACCAGCATTTATGTAGGAAACCTTACTTCCTCACAGAAAATATCCAAGAGTTCTGTGAAGTCCAGTAAGAGTGCTGTATTAGCGCCGTATTCTCTGTATAGAAACACATACAGTTATGAAAATCAGTATTTTGAAAGCGGTATGAAAGGAAATAAGGGATCAGGTTACAGCTATTCTATAGAACTCAGGGCAAAGAAAGCTGGCAGCGCCAATATTTCTTTCAAAATTGGAAGTAAAAAATATACTTCTAAAGTTACAGTAAAGGCGTATACGAATCCGATATCAAGTTTGACTGTTACAGGTGTTAAAAATGGAAGCAGCAGCAATCTTGCAGGCAAATTTAAAAATGAAAGTTATTCAGATTTAAAACTGTCCAAAAATGTAAAAAATGCGACCGTTACCTGTAAGGCAGCATCTGGATGGAAAATTAGAAGAATTGGAACTTATGATGCAAATAATAAACTTCAGAGAGGTATTTCTACCAGTGCTCAGGGAGGTGTTTCTGCTCTGTCACTTCATGCAGGAAATCTGACAAAGAATCAGAGAAATGAAATTACTGTTGATCTGGTTAACACAAAGACAGGCGGTTCATTATCCTGTACAATGTACTTATCCTGACAAAAATAAAACGGCCTGTGTAAACATGTGATTTCATCGGGGGACGTCGGCTTGGCCGGTGTCCCCTGTTTCAGTGAAAAAGATAACAACTTTTAGAAGAAGGAAAAAGATATGGAGAATATGAAGAAAAAGCTGACAGCATTCCTGGCAGTAATCTGTTGTATCCTGGCGTGTCTGGCTTTGCCCGGCACAGTAAAGGCTGCCACTTCTGTGAAGCCTGGTACTGTAAAGATGGTAAGTGTGGAAGCAGATGAATGCAGCAATACTATCCGGATAATCTGGAATAAGACAACCAACGCCACAAGCTATGTAGTATATCTCAGGGAAGCCAGCGGCGGCAAATGGCAGAAAGCGGGCTCTATGAAAAGCTCCGAAAGAGGCTGCCAGATCACCTATCAGCCGGGAGTGAATTTCCAGGTTGGAAAAGAATACGCCTGCACAGTCAAAGCATATAACAAAAACTCAAAGAAATACGGAAACTATGATAAAAAAGGAGTCAAATTTACCATCCTTCCGGAAACTGTAAAGATTTCCGGCATATCCATGGACAAAGAGAAAACAGGAGTAAAAATCGCATGGAAAAAGAGCGATAGAAGTGAGATCACCCGTGGAAACTACTGCCATATTTACAGAAAACAGAATGGAAAATGGAAAAAGATCGGCAGTGTGAAAAGTTCTGTTACAACTTATACAGATACAGAATTCGAACCTGGAAAGGTGAATACTTATACAGTCAGAACTTATAACAGCAAGACCAAAACAAGGGGAAATTATGACAAAAACGGAATTTCCATAGACCTGCAGAAAAAGACTCCTGCCATTGTGTATAATAATCCATCCAGGCTTGTTCTGCTGAAAGGAAAAACAACCACTTACTATAAGTCAAACAGCAGTGTAAAATGGTATTCCGGCAATAAGAAAGTGGTACAGGTTACTGCTTCCGGCAAAAATGCTTATAAGCTGAAAGCAGTAAAAGAAGGAACTGCTGTGATCACAATGAAAGTGGGAAATCAGGTACAGACATTTACAGTAATTGTCGCATCCGGCAATGATTATATTAATAAATGGGTGCAGAACATGGCAAGAGATATAAGAATGACCACCAGCAACAAAGAAACACAGCTTCTGCTGGTATCGAGATACTTTGTAGGCGATTTCTCATATGCCAACGTATATGATATGAAAACAGTAATTGCTTCACAGAAAGGAAACTGTTATTCCGCCGGTCAGGTGATGGTGAAAGTTTACCAGGCACTGGGATTTAAAGCAAAACTGCGTTCTGCGATCCACGATAATCCTAAACGCTATCCTCAGAATATGATCATGGGATCTGACCATTATAATGTAGAAGTAGTGGTGAACGGATCAACCTATTATCTGGACGCATCCCCGGAAGCCCATCTGGTATATCTTTCCTCGAAGACTGAGGTGCTGGAAGCCTATACAGATCTCATGGGAAATGGATGGACACGGATACAGTAAATAATTAAGAGTGAGTATTATTATGAA carries:
- a CDS encoding fibronectin type III domain-containing protein — encoded protein: MENMKKKLTAFLAVICCILACLALPGTVKAATSVKPGTVKMVSVEADECSNTIRIIWNKTTNATSYVVYLREASGGKWQKAGSMKSSERGCQITYQPGVNFQVGKEYACTVKAYNKNSKKYGNYDKKGVKFTILPETVKISGISMDKEKTGVKIAWKKSDRSEITRGNYCHIYRKQNGKWKKIGSVKSSVTTYTDTEFEPGKVNTYTVRTYNSKTKTRGNYDKNGISIDLQKKTPAIVYNNPSRLVLLKGKTTTYYKSNSSVKWYSGNKKVVQVTASGKNAYKLKAVKEGTAVITMKVGNQVQTFTVIVASGNDYINKWVQNMARDIRMTTSNKETQLLLVSRYFVGDFSYANVYDMKTVIASQKGNCYSAGQVMVKVYQALGFKAKLRSAIHDNPKRYPQNMIMGSDHYNVEVVVNGSTYYLDASPEAHLVYLSSKTEVLEAYTDLMGNGWTRIQ